Genomic DNA from Nicotiana tabacum cultivar K326 chromosome 21, ASM71507v2, whole genome shotgun sequence:
ctttggatcattttcctgaggatcttcttgatgtttttatttgccgCTTCAACAACGCCATTGGCTTTTGGTTGATaaggggtagaattgcgatgcgtAATTTTAAACtgttcgcatacctccctcatcaggTGACTGTTCAAATTTGTAGCATTGTCAGTAATGATAGTCtttggaataccaaaacgacagataatgttggaatgcacgaagtccaccactactttcttggtgacaactttgaaagtgactgcttcgacccactttgtgaaataatcaatggaaACTaggatgaatctgtgcccatttgaggctttcAGCTCGATCgacccaatgacatccataccccaagcaacaaacgGCCAATGTGCTGACATAAGATGCAACTCTGAAGgtggtgcatgaatcaggtcaccgtgtatctgacactgatggtacttccggacaaaactgaagcaatccttttccatggtcatccagtaataacctgccagcaggattttctttgcaaggacatatccgttcatgtggggcccgcatACTCCTAAATGCACTTCGTTCATGATCTTTTCAGCTTCTTTGGCATCTACACACCTCAAAAGAttcagatctggagttcttttgtacaaaacttctccgcttaagaagaaactgttggcaagccttctaatggttctcgTTTGGTCTCCATTGTCCTGCTCGaggtatttatttattttcaagaaccttttgatatcatggtaccatggttgAACATCTGGTTCTACTTCAACTACATTGCAATAACCATGTCTTTCTTGAATTTGAATCTCCAACGGGTCAATATGGACAATGCCCGGATATGGCAGCATTGCAGCTAAGGTTGCTAATGCATCAGCTAACTCGTTGTGGAATCGAGGAATATTCCTGAATTCAACGGATTTGAACAATTTGCtgagatcttccacatgttgtctatatgggataagcttgatatctcgagtttcccattcgccttgtgCTTGCCGAATGATCAAATCAGAGTCTCCCATGATTAGTAATTCTTCTACATCCATGTCAATTGCCATgttcatgcccatgatgcaagATTCATATTCATCAGTGTTATTCgtacagaagaaccgaagtcGGGCCGTAtccggatagtgctgaccagtggaggaaatcaaaattgccccaatcccaaCACCCTTTGCATTTatagctccatcaaagaacattttccatgTCTTGGTGTCTTCTGGGATTACCTCAACTGAGTTTACTTCCTCGTATGGGAAATAAGTGTTTAGGGGTTGGTATTTATCATCAACCAGGTTCTCAGCCAAGGCTTGGGCTTTCATAGCTGTACAGgtgacatagacaatgtcgaactctgtaagcaggatttgccattttgctagcCTTCCCGTGGGCATTGGTTTTTGGAATATGTATTTTAGAGGGTCCAATCTggttatgagatatgtggtataggccaACAATTAATGTCTAAGCTTTTGAGAAACCCAGGTTAGGACACAGCAAGTTCTTTCCAGCAAAGTATATTTGGTTTCATAGCCagtaaacttcttgctcagatagtaaatAGCTTGCTCTTTCTTCCCGGTCGCATCATGTTGTCCGAggacacaaccaaaagaattctccaGAACTGTTAAGAACAATAACAAAGGTTTTCCAGGATCGGGCGGAACCAACACCGGCGGTtttgacaaatattctttgatcttgtcaaaagcttcttgacactcatccgtCCATTTAATCGCTGCGTCTTTCTTTagtagcttaaatatgggctcacatgtcgTTGTAAGATGAGAGATGAACCTACTGaggtaattcaaccttcccagcaaactcatgacctctttcttggttttcggaggtggcaaatctctgatagattttatctttgttggatccaactcaatacccctccgactgactataaaccccaaaagcttcccagatggaactccaaatgcacatttagctggattcaatttcaaatcatACCTGCGAAAatgctcaaagaactttctcaaatccttCACATGGTCTTCTTGTGTTATGGACTTAATGAtcacgtcatccacatacacctcaatttcctggtgcatcatgtcgtggaaaatggcagtcatagccctcatgtaagttgccccagcgttcttcagaccgaatggcatgaccttgtaacagtaagtcccccatGGTGTGGTGAAagctatcttttctgcatcttcttcatccatcaagacttggtgatacccagcataacaatccacaaaagactgtatctcatgtttggcacaattgtcgacaaggatgtggatgttgggtaatgggaaGTTGTCCTTAGGGCTTTCTTTGTTCAAATCCCTATAGTCCACACATACTCGGatcttcccgtccttctttggtactaggACTACATGGCCAACCATGTGCTGTATCGGACTACTCAGATCACACTCGCTTTTAATTGTttggcaacctcttctttaatcttatcactgatgtctgttttgaattttctttgcttttgttggatAGGTGGACAAATAGAGTAAGTCGGCAACTTGTGTACCACTAGATCGACACTTAGTCCTGGCATATCATCGTAAGACcaggcaaacacgtctttaaattcaaacaagagttggatcaatgcatctcTAGTTTTTTCCTCggcgtgaatgcttatcatggtctCTCTGATATCTTCTGAACTGCCCAAATTAACTGGCTTGGTTTCATTTAggtttggcttaggcttattctcaaattgt
This window encodes:
- the LOC142175321 gene encoding uncharacterized protein LOC142175321 yields the protein MKAQALAENLVDDKYQPLNTYFPYEEVNSVEVIPEDTKTWKMFFDGAINAKGVGIGAILISSTGQHYPDTARLRFFCTNNTDEYESCIMGMNMAIDMDVEELLIMGDSDLIIRNIPRFHNELADALATLAAMLPYPGIVHIDPLEIQIQERHGYCNVVEVEPDVQPWYHDIKRKQKTGATRKQPRKSRGNRKKNLAKAENSLITTASKGKSPPKFFPTFTHPLKDK